The sequence tcgagaccatcctggctaacacagtgaaaccccgtctctactaaaaatacaaaaaattagccagacgtggtggcgggcgctggtggtcccagctactcaggaggctgaagcagaagaatcgcttgaacctgggaggcagaggttgcagtgagccgagatcatgccactgcaacctggacgacagagcaagactccatctcaaaaaaaaaaaaaaaaaaaaaaaaagcctcagggCCTTATACAATGAATAAGAAATGAACAGGCCCATTCAAGGCTTATTGTAATTAAATTTCAAGtaacaagaaataataaaactatcTGAAAGCTCCTAGAGAGAAAAAGCAGGCCGTGTTCAAAGGACCAGAAATCTAAATGATATCCAGACTTCTCAACAGCAGCTCTGAATACTAGAGGACAGTGGACCAGTAACTTCAGATTTTtgaacttttttgagacagtctcactctgttgcccaggctggagtgcagtggcgtgatcttggctcactgaaacctctgccttccaggttcaagcgattcttctgcctcagcctcccgagtagctgggaccacaggcatgggccaccatacctagctaatttctttttttgtatttttagtagagatggcatttgaccatattggccaggctggtctcgaactcctgaccttgtgattcgcctgcctcagcctcccaaagtgctgagattacaggcaggcgtgagccactgcgcccagcctttttattttttattttttattttttagacagagttttgcccttgtaccccaggcttgagtgcaatggagtgatctcagctcactgcaacctccacctcccaggttcaagtgattctcctgcctcagcctccccagtagctgggcctacaggcatacgccactacacctggctaattttgtttttgtatttttagtagagacggggtttcaccatgttggccaggctggtctcgaactcctgacctcaggtgatccgcccaccttgccctcccaaagtgctgggattacaggcgtgagccaccgcacctggccattttgTATGAAAACTACTTTCAACCTGCACTTCTAATCTCAGGTAAACTCTGTcaagtaaaagaacaaaaacaaaaaccaagtatATGATTAAGACATTTCCAGACATTCAAGTGCTCCAAAAATGTATCTCCCATGCATTTTTTCTTAGAGAACTAGTGGGGTGTGTGCTCTACCAAAATGATGAAATACACCCAGAATAGAAAGACATGAACCCAATCGAGAGGGGAGGAAAGTAAGCCCAAAGATGAAGGAGCAGCAGCATCAGACAGCAGCCTGCCCACACTTGTTCAGAGATAAAAGTCTCCAGGAGTTGCTGGGGGCTGGGGATCCCAGAGGGAATTGACTGCAAAAGGCACAGCAGGACTTTTCAGGGGAACTGccatgttctatatcttgattttgGTGAGGTTTCATTGTACACAATGACCACATGTACAGTGTTCAAAACTCTGTAAAATgagttgagttttttgtttgtttgtttttggttttgagacggagtttcactcttgttgcccagcctggagtgcaatggcgcaatctcggctcaccgcaacctccacctccctggttcaagtgattctcctgcctcagcctcctgagtagctgggattacaggcatgtgccagcacgtccggctaattttgtatttttagtagagacagggtttctccacgttggtcaggctggtctcaaactgccaacctcaggtgatccgcccgtctcagcctcccaaagtgctgggattacaggcataaaccactgtgcccGACCGAGTTgagttttattgtatgtaaactGTACTTCAACACAACTGATCTTTGTAATTTGCTGGAAGAATGCATGATCTAGGTAGAGAGTGGTGCATATGTCCTAAATCCTAATCTATAGTCAGAAAACAATAGACATATAAAACTAAAAGATGTGTAAGCACATTCTCTAGTAATACAGAGGTAACTACTAGAAATAACTCAAGGAGTTAAAAAGAGGAAACCTCTTGGAGGGGTGGGAATAGGACTTGGGAGCAGAGACAGCTATTGTTCATAGTAAGCTTTGTGATGCCAGCTGACCTTTAAGCTAcgtacatgttctcactttgataaatatcaatataatagttttttggattttatttatttatttattttgagacaggatctggctgtGTCgcgcagactggagtgcagtggcacaatcatggctcactgcagcctcaacctcttgggctatagcaatcctcttgcttcagcctcccgagtagctgggactacaggtgcacaccaccacacccagctaatttttaaaatattttttagagtcttgctatgttacccaggctggtctcaaactcctaggctcaagcgatcctcacacttcggcctcccaaggtgctggaattacaggcatgagccatcatgcctggccaagattatAGTTTTTGAAAGTGAGAAAAGTTTGGAATAACAGGTTGCCTAGTCTGGTGGAGGTAAAATGTTTGCAATACCCAGAAAGCTTTGGACCAACAGGAGCTAAAGTTTCCTTCAGACAGTTACTGTTTATTTagctctttcatttcatttggagTGAGAATAAAGAAATGTATTACAGCAATGAAAATAACAAATTACAGCTACCCTCTTATGGATACAATGTTGAGCAGAAAAGGCAAGATCATAAAAAAATGTACACTAACTAGATGATAGCTAGACTGGTGTGTTCTTATGACAATTGAGCTCTATGCTATGAGCTGTGCACTCTTCTATATGTACATTATACTTCAATTAATTCTTTAAAGTATACCATATGATTCTACTTGTTAGGCTCCCCAAAAAGACCAAACGAAACTATAGTTTAGGGATACACACAAAGGTAGTAAAAATGTAAAGAGCCAGTCTAGTGATCACCTTTGGGATACAGGGAGAGGGTTGTGGATGGGATTGAAATCCACAAAAAGGGGAACTTCTGCAGTGCCAGTAGATCCTATTTCTTGGTCCAGATAGTGTTTACACAAGTATTCACTTTACAATTCTGCTAAACTGAATATATAAggtttttattgattgattgattgagactctgtcatccaggctggaatgcagtggcacaatcatggctcactgattTGATAAGCATCGACcttcctgactcaagtgatcctcctgcctcccaagtagctgagactacaggtatgcatgatgacacccagctaatttttaattttttgtaaagacggggtcccgctatgttgcccaggctggtcttgaactcctgggctcaagtgatccacctgccttggcctcccaaagtgctggggttacacgtgtgagccaccatgcctggccaatatataAGTTTTATATATAGTCTTGTCACTTAGACAAATGAATTTAGAAGATTTGAACAAATCTAAATGTTTATCAATAGGGACTATTTAATTATAATAGTCATGTAATGTAATGCATAATGCACCATTAAAAATGAAGCAGCTGTGATCCTATATGCTTATAAGAACTTAATGCTCAAATTGGCTCCTAAAACGACAAAAACCATGTTAGAAATGAATCTGATATAATACCACTTATGTCGTCTCTctcttatatatataaaaatatattttatatataaaagatatgtgtgtattttatgtAATGTATTTCATACacattacatataattatatatatgcagAGAACATCTCTAATATCTGGAATAATAGACAAGAAACTAGTCAGTGTTGCAGAGAGGAGACTAGAACTAGGAGACTTTTTTCACTTTTGAATTTTGTATCATGTGCATCTGTTACTATTCTAATAAAGGAGAAGGAATCACTTATTTCAAAAATACTTGTTTATTGCATGGTTCTCTCCAGATTTTATGTCTAGGCTTACTTTTATCATAAAGTACTTCAGCAAAGAAGAGAAACTGGCATTCAAACATGGCTGGCCAATCATTGCCAGGCTAATTGCACAAGAGCTTCTCTAAGCAAATATTTCTCACCTATTACAAACCCCACGTTGATATAGGTGCCACAAATAATAAATGGGACAAAACAGAAGCCCCTGTGCAAGGGGAAGTCagtgaggaagagggaaggaaaggagaggcaaGGAGACCACGCACATCACTAGTATTTCTCTTCATATGGCAATTTAACATTGCTGTTCTTTGTCTTTATGAAAAATCGGGTTAGGTCAGGTTCCTTGTCATCACAAGTCTTAGAAATCATctagaaaacatatattttacacACTAATCTCACAACTAGACAACATATTCAGTACTTCAGTGGTAGAATCTTCAGCTTTTCACACCTTAGGCAGTTCTTCCACCAACTAtttctgtttattcattctcAGTTCCCAAGAAGGCATAGATCAGGTCCTAGATAGGTGAGCATTTCACAtgtctactccatttcatttgcAACAATGACAATGAAAACCCAGCATGCAATGTGGCTGAGGTGCTGGGAACCGCAAACAATGTGGGGGAAAAAGCAGAGGGCATTTCACATCCCAGACGGGACAGGTTTCCATTCCTCACTAAGGGTGGAAGTACTAGAGTGGAGGAGAAGAAGCCAAAAAAATTACTCATGTGAAGAAAAAAGCCTTGTCAGCccagcacaatggctcacgcctgtaatcccagcactctgggatggtaaggtgggcagatcacttgagatcaggagttcgagagcagcctgaccaacatggcaaagccctgtctctactaaaaatagaaaaattagccaggcgcagtggcaggtgcctgtaatcccagctactcgggaggctgaagcaggagaatcactcaaacccgggaggcagaggttgcagtgagctgagatggcgccactgcattcccacctgggcaaaagagcaagactctgtctcaaaaaaaaaaaaaaaaaaaaaaaaaaaaaaagaaagaaagaaaaaagaaaaagaaaagaaaaagaaaaaagccttgtCTACTGCTTATCATGATTCTCATTTATCTGtggttatgttttaaaaattatttcctaaggAAATTCTTTCAGCCCTTCCCCATTTTTGAGGGGTGGGGGTGCACATAGTGAAAGATTTGGATCATCTCAAAGGACACAGGTTCAGAAGCATATCATTGTTGCAGTGATCCAAACCCAAGTATGTCATTTCTTCCTCAAAATCCCATTTGCTGCTCTTGCTTGGCAGTGAATATTGCTGATGAGGATGAGAGGTGTAGGTGAAGAGAAAGGGGTCTTCTTGAGGTGAATGGTATGCAGGAGACTGGACGTAGCTGTTAAAATCCACATGTACTTTCTCTTCATAAAGATTACCCGCTGGATTTGGCCATAATGGGGGACAGCCAGTTTTGGCTGCAGGTGGCTCCAATGGAAGCTGCTGGTAAAAGGGTTCTGAAGAGTTTTGGGAAGGAGAGAAGCTGCAAGGCCAGCTGGTCAGAGGAAAAGGATAATTGGAATAACAGTTGTCATTAAGATGATTTCTCCCCAAAGCAGCATTTTTACTCCACGCTTGTAGATCGCCATGATCAGAGTAGACTCCGGAGGCAGAAGGAGGAAGCAGGTCTCCACTACTGTAGGTTCTGCTACTGGACAATTTGCGCTTTTCATAGAGCTTCGTGGGGTCCACAGTGGAAGTCTGGTCAGTCAGATCTGTGATTCCTCCCAGACCATAACTCTTGGAGAAGGAAAAGCAATCATTTAGTGAGTTCTGCTGAGGAGTGTTAGCTATTAAATGTCCACTGTAACTACCAGGCAATTGGACGCCTTCCTGGAAAGACCAAGTTAAAGGTAAACTCCCCTGACTTTGTGTTTCACCTGGAAgagactggaaaggaaagtgaaatgctcGTGTTAATAAGttaagcaaatcaaaaccactaccATAGGCATCCATGAGTTACTCTGTACAAGTAAGAGCTCCATCAGATTTTCCTCATTCCTTACACATTAATACTTGACGCACAAACACATGCAGCAGCTTGACCACAACCACGAAACACTTGAAAAAAGCAAAGGCTGCCTCTGTTTCCATGTTAAAGCTTGCTAACCAGTAAGAGCCAAATTTCCGTACATTCTGTAGAGACATGAGTGTGTTTAAGATGTTTCACACTCAAACACAAATCTGATATCctaattgctttttatttattcttttttttttttttttgagatggagtctcgctctgttgcccagccaggctggagcgtagtggcatgatcttggctcactgcaacctccgcctcccgggttcaagaaattctcatgtctcagcctctcaatagctgggattacaggtgcctgccaccacgcccagctaatttttgtattttcagtagagatggggttttgccatgttggccaggctggtctcgaactcctgacctcaagtgacccacccgccttggcctcccaaagtgctgggattataggcataagccatagTGTCTGGCCTCTAATTGCCTTGTTGAGAAACTTATAAGGAACTATTTACAAAATATCAAAGTATAACTTCAAAGATTTATATTATACTCAGCACAACTCTCAGGGGTCTCTGTCTCTCAACATTTCCTCCCTTGACTATTCTATTTCTTAGTGCTGGTTGGAGTGTGGGAGACCATGGTTGCTGTTGCTTCTTAGTTTTTCCTTTCCTCAAGAGATTTTTCTCTGAATTCATGGGAATTTTGTTGAACCATAAATCAGACCTCTAGAACACGAGTggtacattcatttatttttctaaatggaGGAAGTATATTGTTCTTTAGTTAATCATTAAAAAAAGGATCTGGTTGAGAATTAAGTTATGCTCTTGTTTAGGTAAAACTACTAGCTGTTAAGGGGATACTTTTAGGGGGTAGAGAAAAAGGGCTGTGACCAGGCAGATTGAATGAGAGACTGAAATGCCACTTGACTTGTCCCATGGCTGGGAGAAAGGATGAGGAAATAGCCATTTGGGTTTGGGGGGCTTGCATTTCCCTACAACAGACCcacattacaatttttttaaataaagtacatTTACAGCCTCTAGGGATGGACCAGCTCCATCTCTGTTCTCCCAAAAAGAAATGTGCAACTTTGAACAGTAGAAAAAGTATAGGAACTACTATCAATATTAAACagacaaatgcaaaaaaaaaactatgatctGCTGCCCATAAAGCAGTGGACTTCACATCACAGTTTGTCTATGGGGAGTAGCCTCCACTCCACTATTGCCACACTGGGACAGCTATCATTTTCGGAAACTGCTTGCTTATTTCATCTTGGTAGAGTGTGCTAAGAAAACAATCTGTTTGGGGACGTATGGAAATTCAGGAGGGCGGGGAGGGGGCAGGCGGTGAAATGCATAAGGCTACTATTTTGTGGAGATCGTTTCAATTGTTTTTGGTTCTTGCTAAATATAAGTTAAGTGCTAATTCAAGTTTCTCTTTTAATTGTAGTAGGGAAGATGATTCTCCACTTACATGGATTTTATGGTTCTGAGCATGCTACAAAATGGTAGAAAGAGTAAAGCCTCAGATTTAATGTCTTTGGCCGATGCTTGTTTGTAGACGAGCCTGATAATCCATGATTTCTGGCTTTCGTGCGTCAGCAAGGGACCCAGGAAATCTACCGCCCCCAGCACAGGCGTGGCAAGCTACTGCATGTGTTGAACACACATAATGAAGGATTACCCTGGTCTCTGTGCTCCCCTTCAGGCTCAATGAGACAGAGGAAGGTGCTGTGTTCACTTTCTTCATGGctcttcttgcctcagcttctAACTTGGTTTCTGGTTTTGGATGATCATGCTCTCCCTTTGACTGAAATGAGACAAGGAAGTAGAAAGGAAATGATATAACACTAACTAGACTGTGCTTCATGGTGTATCAGTTTTTATTTACTGTGTGTCCTGCCCCCAGGGTGGTGTTGCAGTTGCCTATGGTAACAAGACTGGATGAACCTCTGAAGGCGCTCCCAAGCCCACCAtgctcctgcctgcctgcctctcacCCACCCGGCAAAGCCATAATCACAGTGCTAAGTAACACTTATTAAATGCTTCCTGTGGTATGTGCCAGACACAAATAAACACCGTGTGTGCCTTatatctcatttcattttcagcACAACCCTTGAGGTACATACCATTATTATCTCCCCCAGTTTACAgaataggaaactgaggcatggagtgATTATGCCAGCTGGGTAACCTCCTCTAGAAGTGAGGGACCCTAGGATTCCCCTACCTGGAGCTGGCCAAAGCTGAGAGTCAATAGTTAAACATTCAGGAATTTTGTAGGCTGGTTGTTAAAAATGACTGCTGGCTTGAAATCAGCCACGATGAGAATATTTCCATTACAGAagttggcaaatgctacaaatcaggacACTTTCTTTTTGGAGAGCTGGTTTACCAGCATCCCACTAatttaaacccaggcagtctgagtCAGGGTCCATTCTTCACCACTGTTGGTGCCACTGCCCCATTAGTAGTCTTACACATTCTATAGAAAACTGGGACGTGGAAGAGGAAAGTCACCTGCTCAGGTTTACAGAGCGAGTAAAAAGTCAGAGCTGGTGTTCAAACTCAGATTTGCTGAAGGCTACCAGCAGCATGCAGCATGCAGCATGCTTAGAAGCACTTTGCTAACCTCAGTGTGACTGGATTAGCTGCCACTTCACATGAGGAGTGGAAGCAGAGACAGCCAGCTCCCCTTCTAGAGCTCCCCAGCACTTCAAACATCTATTAGAAGTGCAGGGGACAGACACTTGCTCTCTTAGAGTGTGAGCCCTCGGGGATGGTGCAGGATCTCATTCACAGGTGCATCTCTAGCCTCTGGTGAAACTCCTCAGTACTGAAACTCTCACGTAACTAACTCAAAAATCCAACCTGGAAAAATATAAAGCGTCCGTCGTGCCTCCAGAAGTTGGTGACTGGGAAACCCCCATGACCTCGACAAGGGATGAGCTTCAGAGGCCCGTCACAGTTGGGACAGCGTTTCCCTACAAAAGAGCAGAGGAAAatgaccacacctggctgaacCATGTCGGTTGTTGACTCCTGTGCAGTCTTGAAGATTTTAGCCCTGACTCAAGGACGGCAGAGGATAAATCTGGGCAGAGTTTCATGGGCTGAAATCTACTAGATATTACCCCTGACCCTCAGAAGCCTGGCCACTAAAATGGCCCAGATGGGACACATGGATAGGGGAAGTGGTTTTCACAGGTCAAGGCAGAGCTCTTCTGAGCAGAAAACCCCTCCCTACTTATTTAGCGATATTTGAAAttctgaccaggcacagtggctcacacccataatcccagcactttgggaggccaaggcaggtggatccacttgaggccagaagctcgagactagcctggccaatatggtgaaatcccatctctactaaaaatacaaaaattagctgggcgtggtggtgcacacctgtagtcccagctactcgggaggctgaggcaggagaatcacttgaacctgggaggtggaggttgcagtgagccgagatggcgccaatgcacgccagcttgggtgacagagtgagagtctgtctcaaaaataaaaaagagaagttcTTTCACCTCACAATTAGAACTAAGGGTCAAGGGGCCAAGCTACATGGGAGAGTGAATGCAGCTACTACATTTTCACAGAGGTGTAAATGACTGATACCAGGTCCTGACCTAAGAGCaagtttttaaaacaaactactgggaaaaatataaagtaaCTTGAGGTTTGAAGTGGGCAAGGTACAGGGAACGCTGAATGTATCTATTTCATAATCCAGTGAATGTGttttagaaaatgaacaaatatctCAGCGCGTGATTATGATGTGAacctaaatgaatggaattgaatctaacCTTTCACAGCTGCCACTCCACATTAATGCACATACTGAGATCACTTAGGGACCCACAAGAGGTCCAGTGGCAAGTCCAATAAACtactttcttctaaattttaCATGGGTCATTGATGAATTAACATTAACCCCTTAAGTgatacatttttccttttatttttggatggagtctgtcacccaggctggagtgcagtggcacaacattGGCCCttctgggttcgagtgattctgggttcaagtgattctcctgcctcagcctcccgagtagctgggattacaggcacacgccaccacacccggcaaatgtgtgtgtgtgtgtgtgtgtgtgtgtgtgtgttttagtagagatgggttttcaccatgttgggcaggctggtctcgaactcctgacctcaggtgatccgcatacctcggcctcccaaagtgctgggattgtaggcatgagccaccatgcctggccatttttccttttttttggagacaggatctcactctgttgcacggcctggagtgcagtggctccattatggctcactgcagccttgactttccaggctcaagcaatccttctgcctcagcctctggagtagctgtgaacacaggcatgtgcaaccacacccgactaatttttaaattttttgtaggggttggggtctccttatgttgccccggctggtctggaacacctgggctcaatttatcctctcatcttggcctcccaaagtgctgagactacaggtgtgagccaccacacctgccatCTTCCCTTTAACAGGAGCCTTCAGTCCAGTGCCTTAACCCAAGGAGGCATTTTTGATGGTGGGTCCTCTGGGTATGGCAGATATGTGGGGTCCTTGCTGGAGCACAAGGGGTCTGGTTGGCTCCCCTCCATATGCTCCATGTCAGAACAGCCTTggctgccactacactccagggtGACTGTTTTGCCCTTGGGTGGTGCTGGGACACAGTGACCCATCTGGCAGAGGCATCTGAGGGATGCCAGCTTTTTTGCTGGTGCCACTAAGCTCTACTCACGCTGCTGCTTCTGCCGGGCCTTGTCACAGATGGCAGGTCTCAGGTAGATCTTGCGCCCCTCCTCTGCGAGACAGTCGCGgccgcacaccaccacacccaggcaggACTTCTTGAGGATGCGGGAGTTGTGGTTGTTGGTATTGCGCATGGCCCAGCTGCTCAGGTGCCGCTGCGCATTCTTGTCCTCCGAGCTGTAGATGTGTTTGGCGTAGGAATCTGGCCACTCCTGGAACCAGTCGGTTTTTTTCACGTTCTGATAGAAACACAAAAGATACGACTATAGTTTAAGCTAGAAAACACAGCTGTCACCCACTGTGGAGTGAGTAGATGGGAAGGATGTTTTGGCATTCAGGAGCTGGGCAAGAGACCTTTGGCAAAAGCCTCCCTACATTTAATTCTGACAGTGGGATCAGCGAGCCCAGCACAACAGTGGCAACTGAGTGCTGTGTCTGTCAGGCATTCAGCCGATGGACCAAAATAAATGATAGCCCCTGTGAGTTCCATCTGATTGACACTTCCCTAGCCCTCAGTGACACAAGTAATGACCATTTCTCAGTAGGAATTTTTGAAGGTTAAATAATGCTATGCTGTTTACACAATAACTATAGAAAACAGGGCCCGGTGTGGTAGGGTGTGCCCGCagtcctagcaactcaggaggctgaggtgggaggatggcttgaggccaggggttcaagaccagcctgggcaacacagtaagaccccttctctaaaaactcaaaataaactGTGGAAAACATTGTGGCGGGATAGTGAGATAATGTCTTGTACCACGCTGTGGTTACCTTACTGGGAGTCACACAGGTTTATGCAATGTCACCAGAGATAAGCAGTGGGAGGGATGAAAAGCCCTGGTTCAGAGAGATCAAAGAGCCACTTTCTTCCCCAGagattttcttcctttatctttAACCCTACATTCACGTGCCTCAAACATGACAAGGGAGTAAGAAAGAGCTTGTTTTGACTGAAAGCGTCTCTGTTATTGCCCAGGATTGGCGCTATGCCCTGTGTATGAACATTTGACTAAACTCTCCTTTAAAACATCACAGACAAAGAGAGTTGTCATTCAACGGACAAAGTTTccatttgcaagatgaaaaggttCTAGAGCTCCTCTGCACAACAGTGTACATATAGTTACCACGACTGTACTATGCACTTAaacatggttaagatggtaaattttaagtTGTGTTTttgaccaaaataaaataataattaaagaatGGCCAGGGACACCGGACACTCAGTCCTTATAGCATACATTATTttgctctctgtgcctctgtttcttcatctgtaatataGGGATAACGAGACCTGCCTACCTGAAGAGTTGTTCTGAAGattaaatatgattatatatattaaatacttagCACAGCACCTAGCATGCTGTAAGCTCTAAATAATTGTTAGTCACTGACGCTGTGGCTCATATTCCTAGGCCCTACATTGGTGCACAGATGGTGCATTTGACAGACCCTTCCTTGTTCTTAGAATGAGAATCAGCAAGCAGTGTCAGCACTCAAACTTAGGCTGTGCCCATGCCCTACGGCTTTCAGAGACTTAGCATGGTGTAAGAACATTTTTCATCTAGAAGGTTCTAGAAGGTCAAAATAGAAGATTCTAGAAGGTCCAGAAGAAGAGACTAGGCTGCTTCTTCTTTGCTTTCTCAACCAGAAAGCACAGCCCAcaatataaaaaaaagacaaattttagaagaaaaaagtaaaagtgtCAGGATTGACGGGCATTTATTGAGTTAGAATTCAAATTTAGAACGTGCCAAAGAACTTTGTAACTTGAGACTCTGGGCAAGTAACTTTGTCTTTAAAGCCTGTTTTGCTCTTCTCTAAAACTGAAACATTGATTAAAACTGCCTCACAAAAGTGCTGTGAAGAGCAGATGTGTTGTAAACTATAGATTCCATATAACGAtacttgttgaatggaatgtcatggggCCTGACGTGGTCTGAGGAAATATAAATGAGAGGTTTTAGGTACATGCAGGGTAGCACTGTTTAGTGGTTAAGAGCTGCAGTGTGCAAACTagggcccatgggccaaatcctgcccattgcctgtttttgtaaataaagttttatag is a genomic window of Pongo pygmaeus isolate AG05252 chromosome 5, NHGRI_mPonPyg2-v2.0_pri, whole genome shotgun sequence containing:
- the GCM1 gene encoding chorion-specific transcription factor GCMa, which codes for MEPDDFDSEDKEILSWDINDVKLPQNVKKTDWFQEWPDSYAKHIYSSEDKNAQRHLSSWAMRNTNNHNSRILKKSCLGVVVCGRDCLAEEGRKIYLRPAICDKARQKQQRKRCPNCDGPLKLIPCRGHGGFPVTNFWRHDGRFIFFQSKGEHDHPKPETKLEAEARRAMKKVNTAPSSVSLSLKGSTETRSLPGETQSQGSLPLTWSFQEGVQLPGSYSGHLIANTPQQNSLNDCFSFSKSYGLGGITDLTDQTSTVDPTKLYEKRKLSSSRTYSSGDLLPPSASGVYSDHGDLQAWSKNAALGRNHLNDNCYSNYPFPLTSWPCSFSPSQNSSEPFYQQLPLEPPAAKTGCPPLWPNPAGNLYEEKVHVDFNSYVQSPAYHSPQEDPFLFTYTSHPHQQYSLPSKSSKWDFEEEMTYLGLDHCNNDMLLNLCPLR